The Triticum dicoccoides isolate Atlit2015 ecotype Zavitan chromosome 6A, WEW_v2.0, whole genome shotgun sequence genome has a window encoding:
- the LOC119317866 gene encoding soluble starch synthase 2-2, chloroplastic/amyloplastic-like encodes MSGHIASSSAAFLLLVASSSSSRRWRSSSPRSFGAAGTRLHWERRGFSRDGSVPCRRGSAAAAVAGGEEGAGKAIAGEGSRQAASGQRGKLEAAENEDAVSQKSVASAPRPDSTVAEQHWAAGSRSEVDPSAPVSAAASGYWKDVVVAEQVGAKVDAGGDAAKVWSSPVDSENKGSAPLAGPNVMNVIVVASECAPFCKTGGLGDVVGALPKALARRGHRVMVVIPKYGDYGEARDLGVRKRYKVAGQDSEVSYFHSYIDGVDFVFLEAPPFRHRHNDIYGGERPDVLKRMILFCKAAVEVPWYAPCGGTTYGDGNLVFIANDWHTALLPVYLKAYYRDNGLMQYTRSVLVIHNIAHQGRGPVDDFNIMDLPEHYMDHFKLYDPLGGQHNNVFAAGLKMADRVVTVSHGYMWELKTMEGGWGLHDIINQNDWKLDGIVNGIDTAEWNPAVDVHLHSDDYTNYTRDTLDIGKRQCKAALQRELGLQVRDDVPLIGFIGRLDHQKGVDIIAAAMPWIAQQDVQLVMLGTGRPDLEDMLRRFEGEHRDKVRGWVGFSVRMAHRITAGADVLLMPSLFEPCGLNQLYAMAYGTVPVVHAVGGLRDTVAPFDPFGGTGLGWTFDRADAGRMIDALGHCLNTYWNYKESWRGLQVRGMSQDLSWDRAAELYENVLVKAKYQW; translated from the exons ATGTCGGGGCACATCGCTTCCTCGTCCGCGGCGTTCCTCTTGCTcgtggcctcctcctcgtcgtcgcggcGCTGGCGGAGCAGCTCACCGCGCTCTTTCGGTGCCGCCGGTACGCGGCTGCATTGGGAACGGCGAGGGTTTTCTCGGGACGGATCGGTGCCGTGCCGCCGCGGCTCAGCAGCAGCGGCAGTGGCTGGTGGTGAGGAGGGCGCGGGGAAGGCAATAGCAGGGGAGGGCTCGAGGCAGGCAGCCTCTGGGCAGCGCGGCAAGCTCGAG GCTGCTGAAAATGAGGATGCTGTTTCACAAAAATCAGTTGCATCTGCACCCAGGCCAGATAGTACCGTTGCAGAGCAACATTGGGCAGCTGGGAGCAGATCCGAAGTCGATCCGTCAGCTCCTGTCTCGGCGGCGGCATCAGGTTATTGGAAAGACGTCGTTGTCGCTGAACAGGTTGGGGCTAAGGTTGATGCCGGTGGAGATGCAGCAAAAGTGTGGAGTTCTCCGGTTGACAGTGAGAACAAGGGGTCTGCTCCTTTGGCTGGCCCGAATGTGATGAATGTCATCGTTGTGGCTTCTGAATGTGCTCCTTTCTGTAAAACAG GTGGGCTTGGAGATGTTGTGGGTGCTTTGCCGAAGGCTCTGGCAAGAAGAGGGCATCGTGTTATG GTCGTGATACCAAAATATGGAGATTACGGAGAAGCTCGTGATCTAGGTGTTCGCAAACGTTACAAGGTAGCTGGCCAG GATTCAGAAGTGAGCTACTTTCATTCTTATATCGATGGAGTTGATTTTGTGTTCTTAGAGGCCCCGCCCTTCCGCCACCGGCACAATGATATTTATGGAGGAGAAAGACCG GATGTGCTGAAGCGCATGATTTTGTTCTGCAAGGCTGCTGTGGAG GTTCCTTGGTACGCTCCATGCGGTGGTACTACCTACGGTGATGGCAATTTAGTCTTCATTGCAAACGATTGGCATACTGCACTTCTACCTGTTTATCTGAAGGCGTATTACCGAGACAATGGCCTGATGCAGTATACTCGTTCTGTTCTCGTGATCCATAACATTGCTCATCAG GGACGTGGCCCTGTAGATGACTTCAACATCATGGACTTGCCTGAGCACTACATGGATCACTTCAAACTGTATGATCCCCTTGGCGGCCAGCACAACAACGTGTTCGCTGCTGGCCTGAAGATGGCAGACCGGGTGGTCACCGTCAGCCATGGCTACATGTGGGAGCTGAAGACGATGGAAGGCGGCTGGGGCCTCCACGACATAATAAACCAGAACGACTGGAAGCTGGACGGCATCGTGAACGGCATCGACACGGCCGAGTGGAACCCCGCAGTCGACGTGCACCTGCACTCCGACGACTACACCAACTACACCCGAGACACGCTGGACATCGGCAAGCGGCAGTGCAAGGCGGCCCTGCAGCGCGAGCTGGGCCTGCAGGTCCGCGACGACGTGCCGCTCATCGGGTTCATCGGGCGGCTGGACCACCAGAAGGGCGTGGACATCATCGCGGCGGCGATGCCGTGGATCGCGCAGCAGGACGTGCAGCTGGTGATGCTGGGCACGGGGCGGCCGGACCTGGAGGACATGCTGCGGCGGTTCGAGGGGGAGCACCGGGACAAGGTGCGCGGGTGGGTGGGGTTCTCGGTGCGGATGGCGCACCGGATCACGGCGGGCGCGGACGTGCTCCTCATGCCGTCGCTGTTCGAGCCGTGCGGGCTGAACCAGCTGTACGCGATGGCGTACGGGACCGTGCCCGTGGTGCACGCCGTCGGCGGGCTCCGGGACACGGTGGCGCCGTTCGACCCGTTCGGCGGCACCGGGCTGGGGTGGACGTTCGACCGCGCGGACGCCGGCAGGATGATCGACGCGCTCGGGCACTGCCTCAACACGTACTGGAACTACAAGGAGAGCTGGAGGGGCCTGCAGGTCCGCGGCATGTCGCAGGACCTCAGCTGGGACCGCGCCGCCGAGCTCTACGAGAACGTCCTCGTCAAGGCCAAGTACCAGTGGTGA